A stretch of Zymoseptoria tritici IPO323 chromosome 1, whole genome shotgun sequence DNA encodes these proteins:
- a CDS encoding uncharacterized protein (conserved hypothetical protein): MDHRTIAPRASAAAVELDHSEDMIADVDEPPDTQRIRPSWTPPKTHTSFSKADPQMYNRRESLLTRQLHSETDHTDEEERHRQRPPPRTLSTQSTWSNPSVASTAELTSDDGHSLASPAISPPLPPTAIRAAVPNFVNEKPLSREPTILSTSHKTEEPTTEKSVEEGLGRKRCISFACGNKDNKAQAPVKKPEVQPETAAAASPPKRKCMLKFVCPTRTTSETKHERPSTASKRAVSPPPPEKKPNVKPELPKAHRGSDSTVTHASPRTSRKYPAAFANDSTPGTPRPSYQRKLSNDSDRSTEATRFHEFASSDDEPEEWVQESTCHRSRLTVDDTLKKETVIRKACEEVEEEVVEEEDDEDDLEDDAELDEDDDDEDDLEEESDEGFKTDDEEGFAESDSEDDDSDEEWWRPGGLSTAATSMEHMDRLAHNSADASSSVGSASSSHIQPRTIRPKSERKPRPNNMPIRNQREGMDLPDSTDFVCGTLDEDRPLEQAYLNHKKQREAARHKARPQDIDPTFPTSDPDMDEEDDDDLEDPEDSEEENLMHGDIEELDGDSTLRRRPSQRSRTRSTVHKSPPPPARHRSPAPGAKKTQRSARSPPPPARHRSPAPGALKRQTTARSPPPPARARSPQPPLKRTSTAISTARQRSPAPAGMKKPATAHSPPPRKLFGHSPPRNRSPAGPGMRTTSPPNTRRASPNFSSTGLGMPHVLASRPQLTYTASLPRGGGYTLGKPHTLRPTDDDCDDSDTVCTVKEGDLPKRGAIDIFKGLERKRQRRKEKLYQKACAKAAAKGEKAYKVKPGKGAERMREVGLEMQRYRGKGEHILSL, translated from the coding sequence ATGGATCACCGGACCATCGCGCCGCGCGCATCCGCCGCTGCAGTTGAATTGGACCACTCAGAAGACATGATCGCCGACGTCGACGAACCACCAGATACACAAAGAATCCGCCCTTCATGGACACCGCCCAAGACACACACATCCTTCAGCAAAGCAGATCCGCAAATGTACAACCGCAGAGAATCATTGTTGACGCGCCAACTGCATTCGGAGACAGATCATACAGATGAGGAAGAGCGGCACAGACaacgaccaccaccacgaacACTCAGCACACAATCGACCTGGAGTAATCCGAGTGTCGCATCTACCGCTGAATTGACCAGCGACGACGGACACAGCCTGGCCAGTCCTGCAATTAGTCCTCCACTCCCGCCGACTGCAATCAGGGCTGCCGTACCGAACTTTGTCAACGAAAAGCCCCTTTCACGCGAGCCAACAATCTTGAGCACCAGTCACAAGACAGAGGAACCGACGACAGAGAAGTCAGTTGAGGAGGGCCTCGGTCGGAAAAGGTGTATAAGTTTCGCGTGTGGAAACAAGGACAACAAGGCACAAGCTCCGGTGAAGAAGCCTGAGGTACAGCCCGAGACTGCTGCAGCTGCATCTCCACCAAAGCGGAAGTGTATGCTGAAGTTCGTCTGCCCAACCCGAACAACTTCTGAGACCAAGCATGAGCGACCGAGCACTGCATCAAAACGTGCTGTGagtccaccaccaccggaGAAGAAACCGAACGTCAAGCCGGAGTTGCCCAAGGCGCATCGTGGATCGGACAGCACGGTCACTCATGCATCACCTCGAACCTCCCGAAAGTATCCCGCAGCCTTCGCCAACGACTCCACACCCGGTACCCCTAGGCCTTCCTACCAGCGTAAATTGTCCAACGATTCCGATCGCAGCACCGAAGCCACACGATTTCATGAATTTGCATCCAGCGACGATGAGCCTGAAGAGTGGGTGCAGGAGTCTACCTGCCATCGAAGTCGATTGACTGTGGACGATACACTTAAGAAGGAGACTGTCATCCGAAAGGCATGTGAAGAGGTTGAAGAggaagtggtggaggaggaagacgacgaggatgacctTGAGGATGACGCCGAGttggatgaggacgacgacgatgaggacgatctCGAGGAGGAGTCAGACGAGGGCTTCAAGaccgatgatgaggaaggcTTTGCTGAATCGGACTCggaagacgacgacagcgatgagGAGTGGTGGAGACCTGGAGGATTGTCGACCGCAGCAACCTCAATGGAGCACATGGATCGTCTGGCACACAACAGCGCGGATGCATCCTCATCCGTGGGCTCCGCCAGCTCGAGTCATATCCAGCCACGGACCATCCGGCCGAAATCGGAACGTAAGCCCAGGCCTAACAACATGCCGATTCGGAATCAACGCGAGGGCATGGACCTGCCTGATTCGACCGACTTTGTCTGTGGAACTCTCGATGAGGATCGTCCTCTGGAACAGGCTTATCTCAACCACAAGAAGCAGCGAGAAGCCGCAAGACACAAGGCGCGCCCTCAGGACATCGATCCCACCTTTCCAACCTCCGACCCGGACatggacgaagaggacgacgatgacctCGAGGATCCTGAAgacagcgaggaggagaaccTCATGCACGGCGACATTGAGGAGCTGGACGGTGACTCCACTCTGCGACGTCGGCCTTCTCAGCGATCTAGGACACGAAGCACTGTGCACAagtctcctccaccgccagcTCGTCATCGGTCTCCTGCTCCCGGCGCGAAGAAGACTCAACGTTCCGCTCGCTCTCCGCCACCTCCTGCACGCCATAGATCACCGGCTCCTGGTGCTTTGAAAAGACAGACCACTGCTcgctctccgcctccacccgCCCGAGCACGATCTCCACAACCGCCTCTCAAGAGAACCTCAACCGCAATCTCGACCGCGCGCCAACGATCACCCGCTCCCGCCGGCATGAAAAAGCCGGCGACTGCTcactctccaccacctcgcAAGCTCTTTGGCCATTCTCCACCACGAAACCGTTCTCCTGCTGGCCCTGGGATGCGcacgacctcacctccaaaTACTCGTCGAGCATCACCCAACTTCTCCAGCACTGGTCTTGGCATGCCACACGTCCTTGCCTCACGCCCTCAACTCACATACACGGCCTCCCTCCCGCGCGGCGGCGGCTACACACTTGGAAAGCCACACACTCTCCGCCCAACAGATGATGACTGCGATGACTCCGACACCGTCTGCACCGTTAAAGAAGGCGATCTTCCGAAACGTGGCGCAATCGACATTTTCAAGGGTTTGGAGAGGAAACGTCAGCGCAGAAAGGAGAAGCTCTATCAGAAAGCTTGCGCCAAAGCCGCTGCCAAAGGCGAAAAGGCGTACAAGGTCAAGCCGGGCAAGGGAGCTGAGAGAATGAGAGAGGTTGGGTTGGAGATGCAGAGGTATCGTGGGAAAGGAGAGCATATCTTGTCGttgtga